In Zingiber officinale cultivar Zhangliang chromosome 9B, Zo_v1.1, whole genome shotgun sequence, the genomic window CTAAACACTCATGGGGACATAAAATGAACTCATTAAACAAAGACTGAGGACTCCAACGGACAAATAACAaatctatttattattatattacgaCCCAAATTGTATTTTACTGTATTTTTAGTTTCGATAAATATAACCAtcaataattttcatttattttttttaaaaaagaaatattgCTCGTCAATGCCACAGGCCCACAGCCCTCCGCTGCTTCCTGATCTAGCGTTCTCCACAAGACCTAACCCTCGGTATATTAACCCTACGGAGCTCGTCCCCAATCTCCACCTACCCTACCCAGTTCAAAGGTTCAACCGATCATGGCGTCTTCGTTGATGCTCAGCACGGCAGCTCGTCTTCCCTCGTCCTCGCTCGAGATCCGCGCCGCTCCCCGTCGCCGCTCCGCCGCCGCCTTCACAGTCCGCGCCGAGGGTGGAATCAACCCCGACGTCCGCAAGAACGAGGAGAAGGTCGTCGACTCCGTCGTCGCCTCCGAACTCACCAAGCCTCTCACCGCCTACTGCCGGTACTCACCCCGCTCTCccgctcctcctcttcctcctcctcctccatgtTCCTCTCTCCG contains:
- the LOC122024493 gene encoding CDGSH iron-sulfur domain-containing protein NEET-like is translated as MASSLMLSTAARLPSSSLEIRAAPRRRSAAAFTVRAEGGINPDVRKNEEKVVDSVVASELTKPLTAYCRCWRSGTFPLCDGSHVKHNKATGDNVGPLLVKK